In Grus americana isolate bGruAme1 chromosome 4, bGruAme1.mat, whole genome shotgun sequence, one genomic interval encodes:
- the LOC129205727 gene encoding homeobox protein not2-like yields the protein MLRSPPRPRPDPPPPKTPFHIEALLAREPPRRGPAASAPPPPRWSAAGPGPGLGPLPDGWGWGWGCAAAGRGGAGLELSHCVGANSLGPAVPWRSGGPCKMKRVRTVFKPEQLERLEQEFLKQQYMVGTERVDLAATLHLTETQVKVWFQNRRIKWRKQSMEQKAAKLSQFGVIQPATVDSTDIKDHEEDTVDVEL from the exons ATGCTGCGCAGCCCGCCGCGCCCCCGGCCCGACCCGCCGCCCCCCAAGACCCCCTTCCACATCGAAGCGCTCCTCGCCCGGGAACCGccgcgccgcggccccgccgcctccgccccgccgcccccacgCTGGTCCGCggcgggaccgggaccggggctggggccgctgcCGGacggctggggctggggctggggctgtgccgcggccgggcggggcggTGCAG GGCTGGAGTTGTCTCACTGTGTAGGGGCCAACTCGCTGGGCCCTGCTGTGCCTTGGAGGTCTGGGGGGCCCTGCAAGATGAAGAGGGTCCGCACGGTTTTCAAACCGGAGCAGCTGGAGCGGCTGGAGCAAGAGTTCCTCAAGCAGCAGTACATGGTGGGCACAGAACGAGTAGACCTAGCTGCAACTCTGCATCTCACAGAGACTCAG GTGAAAGTCTGGTTCCAGAACCGGAGGATCAAATGGAGGAAGCAGAGCATGGAGCAGAAGGCGGCAAAGCTGTCGCAGTTTGGGGTGATACAGCCTGCCACCGTGGACTCGACGGACATCAAGGACCACGAGGAGGACACCGTGGATGTTGAGCTTTGA
- the SMYD5 gene encoding histone-lysine N-trimethyltransferase SMYD5, whose product MAAAAGDVCGAVLGSRAGAGAATAAEARFISSAKGKGLFATKNIRKGETVFVERPVVSSQFLWNALYNYRACDHCLRALETAEENAQRLLGKSSLVLPHPEQCSIRKDLHQQCPRCQVMYCSAECRQAALEQYHQVLCLGPSRDDPTHPLNKLQEAWRNMHYPPETSSIMLMARMVATVKQAKDKEWWIKAFSQFCSKTANEEEEIVHKLLGDKFKGQLELLRLLFTEALYDEHLSRWFTPEGFRSLFALVGTNGQGIGTSSLSQWVHACDALDLPMLQREELDAFIDQLYKDIEKESGEFLNCEGSGLYVLQSCCNHSCIPNAETSFPENNFLLHLTALEDIEAGEEICISYLDCCQRERSRHSRNKILRENYLFTCSCPKCLAQADDADVTSDEEEEGEGETDDAELEDEMTDV is encoded by the exons ATGGCCGCTGCGGCGGGAGACGTGTGCGGCGCCGTGCTGGGGAGCCGcgctggggccggggccgctacCGCCGCGGAGGCGCGGTTCATCAGTAGCGCCAAG GGAAAAGGCTTGTTCGCCACCAAGAACATCCGCAAAGGAGAGACTGTCTTCGTGGAGAGGCCGGTGGTGTCGTCCCAGTTCCTATGGAACGCCCTGTACAACTACCGAG CCTGCGATCACTGCCTGCGGGCTTTGGAGACGGCAGAGGAAAATGCCCAGCGGCTGCTGGGGAAGAGCTCGCTGGTGCTGCCTCACCCGGAGCAATGCAGCATCCGGAAAGACCTGCACCAGCAGTGTCCCCGCTGCCAG GTGATGTACTGCAGTGCTGAATGCAGGCAGGCCGCTTTGGAGCAGTACCACCAGGTCCTCTGCCTTGGCCCGTCCCGTGACGACCCCACGCACCCCCTCAACAAGCTGCAGGAGGCATGGAG AAACATGCATTATCCACCGGAGACTTCCAGCATCATGTTGATGGCCCGGATGGTCGCCACTGTCAAACAG GCTAAAGACAAGGAGTGGTGGATCAAGGCCTTCTCCCAGTTCTGCAGTAAGACAGCAAATGAAGAAGAGGAGATTGTGCACAAGCTGCTGGGGGACAAATTTAAG ggccagctggagctgctgcggtTGCTCTTCACCGAAGCCCTTTACGATGAACATCTCAGCAGG TGGTTCACTCCAGAAGGCTTTCGATCCCTCTTTGCCCTCGTTGGGACCAATGGCCAAGGCATAGGAACAAG CTCTCTGAGCCAGTGGGTGCATGCTTGCGATGCGCTGGATCTCCCCATGCTGCAGCGAGAGGAACTGGATGCCTTCATCGACCAGCTCTACAAGGACATCGAGAAGG agtcaggagagtTCCTCAACTGCGAGGGATCGGGTCTCTacgtgctgcagagctgct GTAACCACAGCTGCATCCCCAATGCTGAGACATCCTTCCCGGAAAACAACTTTCTCCTGCATCTGACGGCTCTGGAGGACATTGAAGCAGGAGAG GAAATCTGCATCAGTTATTTAGACTGCTGTCAGAGGGAGCGGAGCAGACACAGCCGCAACAAGATACTCAG GGAGAACTACTTGTTTACCTGCTCGTGTCCCAAGTGCCTAGCGCAAGCTGACGATGCTGACGTGACGTCTGAcgaagaggaggagggtgaAGGGGAGACAGATGATGCTGAGCTGGAGGACGAGATGACTGACGTTTGA
- the PRADC1 gene encoding protease-associated domain-containing protein 1, producing MLRRSLWLCLCLCSCPARGLRIHEYLYFQVLSPGDIRYIFTATPAKDFGGVFNTRYDQIHLVPADPPEACGELNNGVFIQDQIALVERGGCSFLSKTRVIQEHGGRAVIIADNAYDNDSFYIEMIQDSTRRTADIPALFLLGRDGYMIRRSLEQHGLPWAVISIPVNVTSIPTYEMMQPPWTFW from the exons ATGCTCCGCCGCTCGCTCTGGCTCTGCCTttgcctctgctcctgcccggcCCGCG GTTTACGCATCCACGAGTACTTGTATTTCCAagtgctgagccctggggacATCCGCTACATCTTCACCGCCACACCGGCCAAGGACTTTGGTGGCGTGTTT AACACAAGGTACGACCAGATCCACCTGGTCCCGGCGGATCCCCCCGAAGCCTGCGGAGAGCTGAATAATGGCGTCTTCATCCAGGACCAGATTGCCTTAGTGGAGAGGGG GGGTTGCTCGTTCCTGTCGAAGACGCGTGTCATCCAGGAGCATGGCGGACGGGCGGTGATCATTGCGGATAACGCCTATGATAATGACAGCTTTTACATCGAGATGATCCAGGACAGCACCAGGCGGACAGCCGACATCCCTGCTCTCTTCCTGCTGGGCAGGGACGG GTACATGATCAGACGCTCCCTGGAGCAGCACGGGCTCCCCTGGGCTGTCATCTCCATTCCCGTCAACGTCACCAGCATCCCCACGTACGAAATGATGCAGCCCCCCTGGACCTTCTGGTAG